A stretch of the Lolium perenne isolate Kyuss_39 chromosome 3, Kyuss_2.0, whole genome shotgun sequence genome encodes the following:
- the LOC127327084 gene encoding protein ABC transporter 1, mitochondrial, translated as MASRDLRRLIDGAALVARETARRSSARDVLSSALLAATDLAGLTRGTPRRPPLPPGPHPGAAPESPGPSSSSSVVYFSHQDAPPRQPPLDQQLLPHDSPQPAQTLEITTTHTAAAEADVAERQALVVDRSNDDPSPSTTPTPSPAPAEKRRRRRERNVPATPFTRALGFAGLGAGLAWGGLQESARRVMYGAPAGDGDRSALSPFLSDQNAERVALALCRMRGAALKVGQMLSIQDESLVPPPVLAALDIVRQGADVMPSKQLNSVLDAELGQGWSSKLTSFDYEPLAAASIGQVHRAVLKDGSDVVMKIQYPGVADSIESDIENVRLLLTYTNLIPKGLFLDRAIKVAKEELARECDYVIEASNQKRYKELLSDSEGYYVPKVTDELSSKKILTSEFVPGVPIDKVAVLSQETRNYVGCKLLELTIKELFVFRFMQTDPNWSNFLYDDSRRQFNLIDFGAAREFPKKFVDDYLRMVVACANRDRDGVLEMSRRLGFLTGEEPKVMLDAHVEAAFIVGVPFSRPGGHDFRANNITHSVSNLGATMLKHRMTPPPDEVYSLHRKLSGAFLACIKIGAVVPCREMLLEVYEQYDFSEDHSEVPSSTV; from the exons atGGCCTCCAGAGATCTCCGCCGCCTCATCGACGGCGCGGCCCTCGTCGCCCGCGAGACTGCCCGCCGCTCTTCCGCTCGCGACGTCCTCAGCTCTGCCCTCCTCGCGGCCACCGACCTCGCCGGCCTCACCAGAGGCACCCCGCGCCGGCCGCCCCTTCCTCCCGGACCCCACCCCGGGGCAGCACCCGAATCCCCCggcccttcctcctcctcctccgtcgtcTACTTCTCCCACCAAGACGCCCCGCCGCGACAACCACCATTGGACCAGCAGCTCCTGCCTCACGACTCCCCCCAACCCGCCCAGACTCTCGAGATCACAACCACCCATACAGCCGCCGCAGAAGCAGATGTTGCTGAACGCCAAGCCTTGGTGGTCGATAGATCCAACGACGACCCATCACCGTCGACCACGCCGACGCCCTCGCCAGCGCCGGCGGAGAAGAGGCGCCGCCGAAGGGAGCGGAATGTTCCCGCCACGCCCTTCACCCGAGCCCTCGG CTTTGCAGGTCTCGGCGCCGGCCTCGCGTGGGGAGGCCTCCAGGAATCGGCCCGGCGGGTGATGTACGGCGCACCGGCTGGGGATGGCGACCGCTCAGCGCTCTCGCCGTTTTTGTCTGACCAGAACGCCGAGCGCGTTGCCCTTGCGCTGTGCCGGATGCGTGGAGCGGCGCTTAAGGTGGGGCAGATGCTGAGCATCCAGGACGAATCGCTCGTGCCCCCGCCG GTGTTGGCAGCTCTTGATATTGTTCGTCAAGGCGCCGATGTCATGCCCAGCAAGCAGCTCAATTCTGTCCTTGACGCTGAGCTTGGACAAGGATGGTCCTCTAAGCTCACGAGTTTCGACTATGAACCACTGGCTGCAGCGAGTATTGGACAG GTCCATCGAGCGGTCTTGAAGGATGGTTCAGACGTTGTCATGAAAATACAGTATCCTGGGGTTGCAGACAGTATAGAAAGCGATATCGAGAATGTTAGGCTACTCTTGACTTACACAAATCTCATCCCCAAAGGTCTTTTCCTTGATAGAGCTATAAAG GTCGCAAAGGAAGAACTGGCAAGGGAATGTGACTATGTCATAGAAGCTAGTAACCAGAAGCGGTACAAAGAGTTGCTCTCTGATAGTGAGGGCTATTACGTCCCTAAGGTCACTGATGAATTGTCAAGCAAAAAGATTCTGACATCAGAGTTTGTTCCAG GAGTTCCTATCGATAAGGTGGCAGTACTAAGCCAGGAAACCCGCAATTATGTTGGATGTAAACTTCTCGAACTGACGATAAAGGAGTTATTTGTCTTCAGATTTATGCAG ACTGATCCAAATTGGAGCAATTTCCTTTATGATGATTCTAGAAGGCAGTTTAATCTTATAGACTTTGGGGCTGCCCGTGAATTCCCTAAAAAGTTTGTAGACGATTACCTTCGTATG GTAGTTGCATGTGCAAATAGAGACAGAGACGGTGTGTTAGAAATGTCCCGCAGACTGGGATTTCTCACAGGCGAGGAGCCGAAGGTCATGCTGGATGCCCATGTCGAGGCGGCCTTCATCGTTGGGGTGCCATTCTCAAGACCTGGTGGCCACGACTTCCGTGCAAACAACATCACGCACAGTGTCTCAAACCTTGGTGCTACCATGCTGAAGCACAGGATGACTCCGCCTCCAGATGAAGTCTACAGCCTCCATAGGAAGCTGTCAGGTGCATTCCTGGCCTGCATCAAGATTGGTGCAGTTGTTCCCTGTAGAGAAATGCTGTTGGAGGTTTACGAGCAATACGATTTCAGCGAGGATCACTCGGAAGTTCCTTCAAGCACTGTGTAG
- the LOC127327085 gene encoding pectin acetylesterase 3, which translates to MKTTVKPWALLALLLLLASTCVQAADEDEQTYGAGRRRRRSRRRSTAGAPPNIMVPITFLNSSVEKGAVCMDGTPAAYHLDPGSGAGNNSWIINLEGGGWCNNARTCKFRTKSRHGSSDFMERQIAFTGIMSASSADNPDFYNWNRVKIRYCDSASFAGDTLDKGTGLYFRGQRIWEEAVQHLLSLGMASADQVLLTGCSAGGLAAILHCDQFGAFFAGRNTTVKCLADAGLFLDVVDISGGRSLRSYYADIVYMQGVAKNLPPTCTDHLDATSCFFPQNIIDGIKTPIFLLNSAYDVWQIEESLAPNKADPSGAWRACKFNRSACNASQIKFLQDFREQMVASVKSFSGSKSNGLFINSCFSHCQSELPATWNGSPAIQNKGIAKSVGDWYFGRAEVKAIDCPYPCDNTCRHII; encoded by the exons ATGAAGACGACCGTCAAGCCATGGGCTCTTCTcgctcttcttctcctcctcgccAGCACCTGCGTGCAGGCGGCGGACGAGGACGAACAGACGTACGGCGctggcaggaggaggaggaggagccggcgacgttccACCGCGGGGGCGCCACCCAACATCATGGTGCCTATCACCTTCCTCAACTCCTCCGTCGAGAAAGGAGCCG TGTGCATGGATGGCACACCGGCGGCTTATCACCTAGACCCAGGCTCCGGGGCAGGGAACAACAGCTGGATCATCAACCTCGAG GGAGGCGGGTGGTGCAACAACGCTCGGACGTGCAAGTTCCGGACAAAGAGCCGCCACGGCTCCTCCGACTTCATGGAGCGGCAGATCGCCTTCACCGGCATCATGAGCGCCAGCTCTGCTGACAATCCAG ACTTCTACAACTGGAACCGGGTCAAGATCCGGTACTGCGACAGCGCGTCCTTCGCCGGCGACACCTTAGACAAGGGCACCGGGCTCTACTTCCGGGGCCAGCGGATTTGGGAGGAAGCCGTCCAGCACCTCCTCTCCCTCGGGATGGCCTCGGCCGATCAGGTGCTTCTCACGGGCTGCTCCGCCGGGGGCCTGGCGGCGATACTGCACTGCGACCAATTCGGCGCCTTCTTCGCCGGCCGGAACACCACCGTCAAATGCCTCGCCGACGCTGGCCTTTTCCTAGACGT TGTGGACATCTCCGGAGGCCGCAGCTTGAGATCCTACTACGCTGACATCGTGTACATGCAGGGAGTAGCTAAGAACCTTCCGCCGACATGCACCGACCATCTCGACGCTACCTCG TGCTTCTTCCCTCAGAACATAATCGACGGCATAAAGACGCCGATCTTCCTGCTTAACTCAGCATATGACGTCTGGCAG ATCGAAGAAAGTCTGGCCCCGAACAAAGCAGACCCCAGCGGCGCCTGGCGAGCCTGCAAGTTTAACCGCTCAGCTTGCAACGCATCTCAGATAAAGTTCCTGCAAG ATTTCAGGGAGCAGATGGTGGCATCTGTTAAAAGCTTCTCCGGTTCCAAGAGCAACGGGCTCTTCATAAACTCGTGTTTCTCCCACTGCCAGTCCGAATTGCCGGCTACCTGGAATGGCTCCCCTGCCATTCAGAACAAG GGGATAGCGAAATCGGTGGGTGACTGGTACTTTGGCCGGGCCGAAGTGAAGGCGATCGATTGCCCCTACCCTTGCGACAACACATGTCGTCACATCATATGA